From a single Apium graveolens cultivar Ventura chromosome 2, ASM990537v1, whole genome shotgun sequence genomic region:
- the LOC141690957 gene encoding uncharacterized protein LOC141690957, with translation MKTVALTSDVPEHYVRKEKSKWSDPGKASMLKDAKVRNILDNSLDNVMSNRVISCKTAKEIWDALETHCQGTMAIKNNRRVILVQKYEQFDVKANESITDIYNRFLTLLNDISLVGKEYDR, from the coding sequence ATGAAAACTGTGGCTCTCACCTCAGATGTTCCTGAACACTATGTTAGGAAGGAAAAGTCAAAGTGGTCAGATCCTGGAAAGGCTTCAATGCTTAAGGATGCAAAAGTCAGAAATATTCTGGATAATAGTTTGGACAATGTGATGTCTAATAGAGTGATTtcctgcaagactgcaaaagagatatgggatgccttggagacacaCTGCCAAGGTACAATGGCAATAAAGAATAATAGAAGAGTTATTCTTGTGCAAAAATATGAGCAATTTGATGTCAAGGCTAATGAGTCAATTACCGACATCTATAATAGATTTCTGACACTGCTGAATGATAtatcattggttggaaaagagTATGATAGATAA